The following proteins are encoded in a genomic region of uncultured Vibrio sp.:
- a CDS encoding heme lyase CcmF/NrfE family subunit has translation MIAEIGHFALILSLAMAVLLSILPLWGASNNNTMLMNTARPLSWSMFLMLLFSFIILCWGFYTNDFTLQYVASNSNSQLPWYYRLTAVWGAHEGSLLLWVLIQAAWTVAVATFSRGMPQESVARVLAVMGMISVGFLMFIIFTSSPFLRTLPFFPVDGRDLNPLLQDPGLIVHPPMLYMGYVGFSVAFSFAIASLMTGRLDTAWARWSRPWTTAAWVFLTLGIALGSWWAYYELGWGGWWFWDPVENASFMPWLAGTALMHSLAVTEKRGTFKAWTVLLAISAFSLSLLGTFLVRSGILVSVHAFASDPARGMFILAFLVFVIGGSLLLFAVKGASVRVRGNFELVSRENVLLGNNVLLIAALVVVLVGTLLPLVHKQIGLGSVSIGAPFFDMLFAWLMMPFAFLLGIGPLIRWKRDQLSSIVKPMVISGVSALVLAAVCVYLFADFFQIMAYIGWVMAIWIIAMHGFELHERATHRHSFVEGVGKLQRSHWAMMLGHIGLAVTIIGIAMVQNYSIERDVRLAPGENFKIQGYDFYFSGLRDKDGPNYDGYIADFEVTHNGNYINSLHAEKRFYRTAKSMMTEAAIDRGVTRDLYIAMGERLEDNRSWAVRIYYKPFVRWIWAGALIMALGGGLAISDKRYRFRKSSSNKSTKSKEQVAQYE, from the coding sequence ATGATTGCAGAAATCGGTCACTTTGCCCTGATACTATCGCTTGCAATGGCAGTGCTGCTTAGCATACTGCCACTTTGGGGGGCATCAAATAACAACACCATGCTGATGAACACCGCTCGCCCGCTGTCGTGGTCGATGTTTCTCATGTTGTTGTTCTCGTTCATTATTTTATGTTGGGGGTTTTATACCAACGATTTTACACTGCAATATGTGGCAAGTAACTCAAACAGCCAGCTACCTTGGTACTACCGTTTGACAGCGGTGTGGGGGGCGCACGAAGGCTCACTACTTCTTTGGGTGTTAATTCAGGCTGCGTGGACGGTTGCTGTTGCTACGTTCAGCCGTGGTATGCCACAGGAATCTGTCGCACGCGTGCTGGCTGTAATGGGGATGATTTCTGTCGGCTTCCTGATGTTTATTATCTTCACATCAAGCCCATTCCTACGTACCTTGCCATTCTTCCCGGTTGACGGCCGTGACTTAAATCCACTACTTCAGGATCCGGGTCTGATTGTGCATCCGCCAATGCTTTACATGGGATATGTTGGCTTCTCGGTTGCGTTCTCGTTTGCAATTGCCTCTCTAATGACTGGCCGTCTTGACACGGCTTGGGCTCGTTGGTCTCGTCCTTGGACAACCGCAGCATGGGTATTCCTAACACTAGGTATCGCACTCGGCTCTTGGTGGGCATATTACGAACTCGGCTGGGGTGGCTGGTGGTTCTGGGATCCAGTAGAAAACGCCTCCTTTATGCCGTGGCTGGCTGGTACCGCATTGATGCACTCTTTGGCAGTCACTGAAAAGCGCGGCACATTTAAAGCGTGGACAGTACTGCTTGCTATCTCTGCATTCTCATTGAGTTTGCTGGGGACATTCCTAGTACGTTCGGGGATTTTGGTCTCAGTTCATGCGTTTGCGTCCGATCCTGCTCGCGGTATGTTTATCCTTGCCTTCCTGGTATTTGTTATCGGCGGCTCGCTACTGCTGTTTGCGGTAAAAGGTGCATCGGTCCGTGTTCGTGGTAACTTTGAGTTGGTTTCACGAGAGAACGTTTTACTTGGCAACAACGTACTATTGATCGCAGCGCTGGTCGTTGTGTTAGTGGGTACGCTGCTACCGCTAGTACATAAGCAAATTGGTCTTGGCTCGGTCTCGATTGGTGCTCCGTTCTTTGACATGCTATTTGCGTGGTTGATGATGCCATTTGCCTTCTTGTTGGGTATTGGTCCGCTTATTCGCTGGAAACGAGATCAGTTGTCTTCAATCGTTAAACCAATGGTGATCTCTGGCGTGAGCGCACTGGTTTTAGCGGCGGTTTGTGTCTATCTATTCGCAGACTTCTTCCAAATTATGGCTTACATCGGCTGGGTAATGGCGATTTGGATTATCGCAATGCACGGTTTCGAGCTACATGAACGTGCAACTCACCGTCATAGTTTTGTGGAAGGCGTAGGTAAGTTGCAGCGCAGTCACTGGGCGATGATGTTAGGGCACATTGGCTTAGCGGTGACGATTATCGGTATTGCAATGGTGCAGAACTACAGCATTGAACGAGATGTGCGTTTGGCTCCGGGAGAGAACTTTAAGATCCAGGGTTACGATTTCTATTTCTCTGGTCTGCGTGATAAAGACGGCCCTAACTACGACGGCTATATCGCTGACTTTGAAGTCACGCATAATGGTAATTACATTAACTCGTTGCATGCAGAAAAGCGTTTCTACCGTACTGCTAAGTCTATGATGACAGAAGCAGCGATTGACCGCGGTGTGACACGAGACCTGTACATTGCGATGGGCGAGCGTTTAGAGGATAACCGCTCATGGGCTGTACGTATTTACTACAAACCATTCGTCCGTTGGATTTGGGCCGGTGCTTTGATCATGGCTCTTGGTGGTGGTCTGGCTATTTCAGATAAGCGTTACCGCTTCCGTAAGTCCTCATCTAACAAGAGCACTAAGTCAAAGGAGCAAGTCGCGCAATATGAATAA
- a CDS encoding MlaA family lipoprotein produces the protein MYNKGKSIFLMLLALGLVGCSSAPEETATEETNQTTSDVYDPLEGFNRAMWDINYDYLDPYLVRPVSLAYVEYTPTPVRYGIANFLANLDEPASMVNNLLMGNGGKAVDHFNRFWLNSTFGLLGLVDVATAAGITKYDEKAFSDAVGHYGVGNGPYFMVPGYGPYTLREVTDTVDSMYVPLTYLNFWASLGKWAFEGMEKRALLVPQEAQLDNSPDPYILTRDIYIQRQNFKAEVETVKEVDAEEEAYLDEYLDDF, from the coding sequence ATGTATAACAAGGGTAAATCCATCTTCTTAATGCTGTTAGCACTTGGACTGGTTGGCTGTTCAAGTGCTCCTGAGGAGACAGCGACAGAAGAAACAAATCAAACGACTTCTGATGTGTACGATCCGTTAGAAGGCTTTAACCGTGCCATGTGGGATATCAACTACGATTACTTGGACCCGTATTTAGTGCGCCCGGTGTCATTAGCCTACGTGGAATATACGCCTACACCGGTTCGCTATGGTATTGCTAACTTTCTGGCCAACTTAGATGAGCCGGCAAGCATGGTTAACAACCTGCTCATGGGTAACGGCGGTAAAGCCGTGGATCACTTTAACCGATTCTGGCTTAACTCGACATTTGGCCTACTTGGTTTGGTTGATGTCGCGACTGCTGCGGGGATTACAAAATACGATGAAAAAGCCTTCAGTGACGCTGTCGGCCATTACGGAGTAGGCAATGGTCCTTACTTTATGGTTCCGGGATACGGTCCGTATACGTTACGCGAAGTCACCGATACGGTAGACAGTATGTATGTTCCACTGACCTATCTAAACTTCTGGGCGAGCCTTGGTAAGTGGGCGTTCGAAGGCATGGAAAAACGCGCGTTGCTTGTTCCTCAGGAAGCTCAGTTAGACAACTCACCAGATCCTTATATCTTAACGCGTGATATTTATATCCAGCGCCAAAACTTTAAAGCAGAAGTAGAGACCGTTAAAGAAGTCGACGCTGAAGAAGAAGCTTATCTGGATGAATATTTAGACGACTTTTAA
- a CDS encoding outer membrane protein transport protein, producing the protein MKTNKTLLSMTVALSLLGTASATHAAGFQLAEFSATGLGRAYAGEAAMADNASAQWRNPAMLTYLEGTQVSVGAIYVNPNLDVNGDVDFYGNNIPASSDDFAHDAIIPNFYLSHQYNDEFAVGLALGTNYGMETDLGTGFAASHFGNEASVTTMEANLNAAYKINDAVSIGGGVRYILGEGSFGATTPEKNVAGLPQDTTLKYMEGDDTAWGWQVGTAWQINDNHRVGFAYKSEVELKLQGHAEGIGFGFGTRLPQTRDNGYMYLTLPATAELASYHQVTDLLALHTSFNWTDWSSFEKLEAHLDTAGTHMVKVENWKDNYRFAVGATYQFQPKLALRTGIAYDTSAVSDKNRTITIPETDRTWLSIGATYDWTKDFSLDAGFTYIIAKDASIKESRGYDSDNTAEQVGGQFVGETTGNVWLIGLQANYHF; encoded by the coding sequence ATGAAAACCAACAAGACCCTTCTTTCTATGACAGTAGCACTAAGTCTGCTGGGCACAGCAAGCGCGACTCATGCAGCCGGTTTCCAACTTGCGGAGTTCTCAGCAACAGGCTTAGGCCGAGCTTACGCTGGGGAAGCAGCAATGGCAGATAATGCAAGTGCACAATGGCGAAACCCAGCTATGCTCACTTACTTGGAAGGCACACAAGTATCTGTTGGTGCTATCTATGTGAATCCAAATCTTGATGTAAACGGTGACGTCGATTTCTATGGCAATAACATTCCAGCATCTTCAGATGACTTCGCTCACGATGCCATCATTCCTAACTTCTACCTATCGCATCAGTACAACGATGAATTCGCGGTCGGCTTAGCGCTAGGAACCAACTACGGTATGGAGACGGACCTTGGTACTGGTTTTGCGGCGTCACACTTCGGCAACGAAGCCAGCGTGACCACAATGGAAGCAAACCTTAATGCAGCCTACAAGATTAACGATGCTGTAAGTATTGGCGGTGGCGTTCGCTATATTCTCGGTGAAGGTAGCTTTGGCGCAACAACACCGGAAAAGAACGTAGCGGGGCTTCCTCAAGATACCACGCTAAAATACATGGAAGGTGATGATACGGCTTGGGGTTGGCAAGTCGGTACGGCATGGCAGATCAACGATAACCACCGCGTAGGCTTTGCATACAAATCAGAAGTAGAGCTGAAGTTGCAGGGTCATGCTGAAGGTATTGGTTTTGGTTTCGGCACTCGACTACCACAAACACGCGACAACGGTTACATGTACCTGACGTTACCAGCCACTGCAGAACTGGCCAGCTACCACCAAGTTACCGATCTGCTTGCCCTTCACACGAGCTTTAACTGGACTGACTGGAGCTCATTCGAAAAACTTGAAGCACACCTTGATACCGCAGGTACGCACATGGTTAAAGTTGAAAACTGGAAAGACAACTACCGCTTTGCTGTAGGTGCGACTTACCAGTTCCAGCCAAAACTGGCGTTAAGAACAGGTATCGCGTACGACACATCAGCAGTGAGTGATAAAAACCGTACCATTACTATTCCAGAAACCGATCGTACCTGGCTAAGTATTGGTGCAACCTACGACTGGACAAAAGATTTCAGCTTAGATGCTGGTTTCACTTACATCATCGCCAAAGATGCCTCAATTAAAGAGTCACGTGGTTATGATTCGGACAATACAGCAGAGCAAGTTGGTGGTCAGTTTGTCGGCGAAACAACGGGTAATGTTTGGTTGATTGGCCTTCAGGCTAACTACCACTTCTAA
- a CDS encoding DUF3379 domain-containing protein: MDDLEFRRRILSDPKQKDEEILQALAENNANHKFVEDVLDLDEKIKQAMNVEVPEDLADKILFSQSSSSVEQNVVRPTFAKKAMALAASVAFTAGLLVGQINWSNIVVSPAHATLADTAIQHVINEEPFVRHLDENVPKTFINAKMSPLNFQFNNNFPYHVYYLNHCGFGESNAVHMVFQGLKGKVTMFITGIPSEQTVDFDKEGMSGIVQPIGSASMILVGQQGEDIKAIASKLTPMIQPM, translated from the coding sequence ATGGATGATTTAGAATTTCGTCGTCGTATTTTGTCGGATCCAAAACAGAAGGATGAAGAGATACTGCAAGCTTTGGCCGAGAATAACGCCAACCATAAGTTTGTTGAAGACGTTTTGGATCTCGATGAAAAAATCAAACAGGCGATGAATGTCGAGGTGCCTGAAGATCTTGCTGATAAAATTTTGTTCAGCCAAAGTTCGAGCTCTGTTGAGCAAAACGTTGTTCGCCCTACCTTTGCTAAGAAAGCAATGGCTTTGGCCGCATCGGTGGCATTTACTGCTGGTTTGTTGGTTGGTCAAATCAACTGGAGCAATATCGTCGTTTCGCCTGCACATGCTACGTTGGCGGATACAGCCATTCAACATGTGATAAATGAAGAGCCTTTTGTGCGTCACTTGGACGAAAATGTACCCAAGACATTTATTAACGCCAAAATGTCTCCGCTGAATTTTCAGTTTAACAACAACTTTCCTTACCACGTCTACTACTTAAATCACTGTGGATTCGGAGAGTCTAATGCGGTACATATGGTTTTTCAGGGTTTAAAAGGTAAAGTCACCATGTTCATTACTGGTATCCCAAGCGAGCAAACTGTCGACTTTGACAAAGAAGGCATGAGTGGCATCGTTCAACCTATTGGTAGTGCAAGTATGATCTTGGTGGGTCAACAAGGCGAGGATATCAAGGCGATCGCCAGTAAACTGACCCCTATGATCCAGCCTATGTAA
- a CDS encoding DsbE family thiol:disulfide interchange protein — protein sequence MNKKVLFIPLIAFMVLAGIFATQLMRNQEGDDPTKLESVLVGKPVPAFHLEDLAEPGKEYDQSIFKGEPLLLNVWATWCPTCYAEHKYLNELAGKGVKIIGMNYKDDRNKAVGWLNDLGNPYLISLFDGSGMLGLDLGVYGAPETFIIDANGVVRYRHVGDVNPRNWSETLEPLYNQLVEEAKL from the coding sequence ATGAATAAGAAAGTCTTGTTTATCCCGTTAATCGCTTTCATGGTTCTAGCCGGGATCTTTGCAACTCAGTTGATGCGTAACCAAGAGGGTGATGATCCAACAAAATTGGAGTCTGTGCTCGTTGGTAAACCTGTACCTGCGTTTCACCTCGAAGATCTGGCTGAGCCGGGCAAAGAATATGATCAATCTATTTTCAAAGGCGAACCTTTGCTGCTTAACGTTTGGGCCACGTGGTGTCCGACTTGTTATGCGGAGCATAAGTATTTAAATGAGCTGGCTGGTAAAGGCGTCAAGATCATTGGTATGAACTACAAAGATGATCGCAACAAAGCGGTAGGGTGGTTAAATGATTTGGGCAACCCTTACCTGATTAGCTTGTTTGACGGCAGCGGTATGTTGGGCCTAGACCTTGGGGTTTATGGTGCACCAGAAACATTCATTATTGATGCCAATGGTGTTGTGCGTTATCGCCACGTTGGGGATGTTAATCCACGTAACTGGTCTGAGACATTAGAACCGCTTTACAATCAACTGGTTGAGGAGGCGAAGCTATGA
- the ccmE gene encoding cytochrome c maturation protein CcmE yields MNPRRKKRLGIVLAIFVGISATIGLMLYALNQNMDLFYTPTELVNGKPDGTKPEVGQRLRIGGMVVNGSVRRDPDSLKVSFDLHDIGPKVTVVYEGILPDLFREGQGIVAQGVLRDATTIEAFEVLAKHDEDYMPPEIAAAMEKTHQPMKYSSEQTQGSGQ; encoded by the coding sequence ATGAACCCGAGACGTAAAAAGAGGCTAGGTATTGTACTGGCTATCTTTGTCGGTATTAGTGCAACCATCGGTTTGATGCTTTACGCGCTTAACCAGAATATGGACCTTTTCTACACGCCTACAGAATTGGTTAATGGTAAACCTGATGGTACGAAACCTGAAGTTGGCCAGCGTCTAAGAATCGGTGGTATGGTCGTAAACGGCTCGGTTCGTCGTGATCCTGACTCTTTGAAAGTCAGTTTTGATCTGCATGATATTGGCCCTAAAGTGACCGTTGTTTATGAAGGTATTCTTCCTGATTTATTCCGTGAAGGGCAGGGCATTGTTGCTCAAGGTGTTTTACGTGATGCGACCACCATTGAAGCATTTGAAGTGCTTGCAAAACACGATGAAGATTATATGCCACCAGAAATCGCTGCAGCGATGGAAAAGACGCATCAACCAATGAAGTACAGCTCTGAGCAGACACAAGGAAGCGGCCAATGA
- a CDS encoding cytochrome c-type biogenesis protein translates to MKKLILAVFAALTFSLATHAAIEVYEFDNLKQEQQFKELSHTLRCPKCQNNTISDSNAELAQDLRHKVYEMTKEGKSKQEIVDYMVARYGNFVTYNPPFTLATAILWLGPLAVVLGGFALIVLRSRKSKAKVVASSDEQWDAQKEARLKALLEEENDGDKK, encoded by the coding sequence ATGAAAAAGCTGATTCTGGCTGTCTTTGCAGCGCTGACATTCTCGTTAGCGACTCATGCTGCTATTGAAGTGTACGAGTTTGACAACCTCAAACAAGAACAGCAGTTCAAAGAGCTAAGCCACACTCTGCGCTGCCCTAAATGTCAAAACAACACGATTTCTGATTCTAATGCTGAGCTTGCTCAGGACTTACGCCACAAAGTGTATGAAATGACCAAAGAGGGTAAGTCTAAACAAGAGATCGTCGACTACATGGTCGCGCGTTACGGTAACTTTGTGACTTACAATCCGCCATTTACTCTTGCTACGGCTATTTTATGGCTGGGACCCCTTGCAGTTGTTCTGGGTGGATTTGCTTTGATCGTATTACGTAGTCGCAAATCAAAGGCAAAAGTAGTCGCAAGTAGTGATGAACAATGGGACGCACAAAAAGAAGCTCGCCTTAAAGCATTGCTTGAAGAAGAGAACGACGGAGATAAGAAGTAA
- a CDS encoding outer membrane protein transport protein: MTHNKRLFKKTLLAVTVAFASGQTMAAGFQINAQSATGLGRAFAGDAVIADNASVMARNPAAMALFDKMELSVGFETITSLIEVKNATYNINGNNIPVGDVDDVGDTALAPNIHLIVPVNDKFAWGVNAYSNFGTKTEFSDSYVAAEYGGLTDVKSANFGLAGSYRLNDQWSFGAGLDVIYGKGTMKRVTSSALAAVNPALGGATLLDVDSADGWAVGFNVGTVFELDENNRFGFAYHYSPEFEAEDDEGQKITLPLPDMAEFSGFHKIKDTQFAVHYSVQYIGWKDFDQIDFENLDQGMITGSYAKEYQWQDGWHYAIGGTYYLNNDWTLRAGYMYDTSAQDNVTSISVPDSDRQWFSTGFTYHIDSKSNVDFGFTYLLGDDIKVSESTTIVPGMLSTGVNATTHADAILVGLQYSRSF; this comes from the coding sequence ATGACTCATAATAAGCGTCTGTTCAAAAAGACTCTCTTAGCAGTAACGGTAGCTTTTGCCTCAGGCCAAACAATGGCCGCAGGTTTCCAAATTAATGCCCAATCAGCGACAGGCCTTGGCCGTGCATTTGCTGGTGATGCAGTAATCGCAGATAACGCATCGGTAATGGCGCGTAACCCAGCAGCAATGGCGCTGTTTGACAAAATGGAACTGTCTGTTGGTTTTGAAACTATTACTTCACTGATTGAAGTGAAAAATGCCACTTACAACATTAACGGCAACAACATCCCTGTAGGAGACGTTGACGATGTAGGTGATACAGCACTTGCACCAAACATTCACCTGATTGTACCGGTAAACGACAAGTTTGCCTGGGGTGTCAATGCCTACTCTAACTTCGGTACCAAGACTGAATTTTCTGACAGCTACGTAGCGGCTGAGTACGGCGGCCTGACTGATGTGAAAAGCGCGAACTTTGGTCTCGCGGGCTCTTACCGTCTGAACGATCAATGGAGCTTCGGTGCTGGCCTGGATGTGATTTACGGCAAAGGTACAATGAAGCGTGTAACAAGCTCTGCGCTTGCTGCAGTCAACCCTGCTCTAGGCGGTGCAACGCTTCTCGATGTCGATTCAGCTGACGGTTGGGCGGTTGGTTTCAATGTAGGTACAGTATTTGAACTAGACGAAAACAACCGTTTTGGTTTTGCTTACCACTACAGCCCAGAATTTGAAGCGGAAGACGACGAAGGCCAAAAGATCACTCTACCGCTACCAGATATGGCTGAGTTCTCTGGTTTCCACAAAATCAAAGACACCCAGTTCGCGGTACACTACAGCGTGCAGTACATTGGCTGGAAAGATTTCGACCAAATTGATTTTGAAAACCTAGATCAAGGTATGATCACTGGTAGCTACGCTAAAGAGTATCAGTGGCAAGACGGCTGGCACTACGCCATCGGTGGTACCTACTACCTAAACAATGACTGGACACTGCGCGCTGGTTACATGTACGACACCAGTGCACAAGACAATGTGACGTCTATTTCTGTACCAGATTCAGACCGTCAGTGGTTCTCGACTGGTTTCACTTACCATATCGACAGCAAGTCTAACGTAGACTTTGGTTTCACATACCTGCTAGGCGACGATATCAAAGTGAGCGAGAGTACGACTATCGTACCAGGCATGCTATCTACGGGTGTAAATGCCACAACTCACGCAGATGCGATTCTAGTCGGCTTACAGTACAGCCGTAGCTTCTAA
- the ccmI gene encoding c-type cytochrome biogenesis protein CcmI, with product MTLFWISTVVLTLIACTLVAMPLLKQKANNDEVLRDELNKAFYKDRLSELQEETEEGLVESQEELISDLKQSLLDDIPGGNGHKETKISPVAVLIPSVILTVVLSYGLYYQFGASQEVVRWQEVSANLPELSKKLMSSSAEPLSDEEMADLTLALRTRLHYQPEDSTGWLLLGRIALANRDVSTAIDSMEKSFNLEPKDPDIMLGYAQALMLSQEEMDQNTARSLLGQLVQQDRVDLRVFSLLAFDAFERQDYPAAIKYWGVMQQMIGPEDSRYEMLSRSIDSARKQMGEAVSPDKSVAVTISLAPEAQVDPNGVLIVSVHRADGSPMPVAAARYPLASFPRTVVLDDGNAMMQGSKLSSLDKLMVRARVDSDGNVATRDHDWHGESGVVEFGQPVEVIINKQF from the coding sequence ATGACACTATTTTGGATTTCTACTGTTGTTCTTACCCTGATCGCTTGTACTTTAGTCGCTATGCCGTTACTCAAACAAAAAGCGAACAACGATGAAGTATTACGTGATGAACTTAACAAAGCGTTTTACAAAGATCGTTTATCAGAGCTACAAGAAGAGACCGAAGAAGGCCTGGTTGAGAGTCAGGAAGAGCTGATCTCGGATCTCAAGCAATCTTTGCTGGATGATATTCCGGGAGGTAACGGACACAAAGAAACAAAAATTTCTCCTGTCGCTGTTTTGATTCCATCCGTCATTTTGACGGTCGTATTAAGCTATGGTTTGTACTACCAATTTGGCGCCTCTCAGGAAGTGGTTCGATGGCAGGAAGTGTCAGCAAACTTACCAGAGTTATCGAAGAAACTGATGTCGTCGTCAGCAGAACCGCTGAGTGATGAAGAGATGGCGGATTTAACCTTAGCGTTACGTACTCGTCTGCATTATCAACCGGAAGATTCAACGGGGTGGTTGCTGTTGGGGCGTATTGCTTTGGCCAATCGTGATGTTTCCACTGCGATCGATTCGATGGAAAAGTCGTTCAACCTTGAGCCTAAAGACCCGGATATTATGCTGGGGTACGCGCAAGCTCTGATGCTTTCTCAAGAAGAAATGGATCAGAATACGGCCCGTTCTCTGCTCGGACAACTGGTGCAACAAGACCGAGTGGATCTGCGTGTCTTCTCGCTGCTTGCATTCGATGCCTTTGAGCGTCAAGACTACCCAGCGGCGATAAAATACTGGGGTGTGATGCAACAGATGATTGGCCCTGAAGATAGCCGCTATGAAATGCTTTCTCGCAGTATTGATAGTGCGCGTAAGCAAATGGGCGAAGCGGTTTCTCCGGATAAAAGTGTTGCGGTTACCATCAGTCTTGCTCCTGAAGCTCAGGTCGATCCTAATGGAGTACTTATTGTGTCTGTTCACCGTGCTGATGGCTCCCCAATGCCGGTAGCCGCTGCTCGTTACCCGTTAGCGTCGTTCCCACGAACAGTGGTTCTGGATGATGGCAATGCCATGATGCAGGGTTCAAAGTTGTCTTCATTGGACAAACTTATGGTGCGTGCGCGTGTCGATTCGGATGGCAACGTGGCAACTCGAGATCATGACTGGCACGGCGAAAGTGGTGTGGTCGAATTTGGGCAACCTGTTGAAGTTATTATCAATAAACAATTTTAA
- the ccmB gene encoding heme exporter protein CcmB, translating to MISAMTTVIRRELLIAYRRQADILNPLWFFIIVITLFPLSIGPEPNLLARISAGIVWVAALLSALLSLERLFRDDFQDGALEQMMLMPIPLQLVVISKVIAHWLLTGLPLILISPLLAVLLSLDFNTWLAIVFTLCIGTPALSFIGAIGVALTVGLQKGGVLLSLLVLPLYIPILIFATSAIDAAALGVAYNGQLAVLGAMFMGAMTLTPFAISAALRVSVN from the coding sequence ATGATATCGGCCATGACCACAGTTATCCGTCGTGAACTCTTGATTGCCTATCGCCGTCAAGCCGACATTTTGAACCCACTTTGGTTCTTTATAATTGTTATTACGTTGTTTCCGCTGAGTATTGGTCCTGAACCAAATTTGTTAGCGCGTATTTCAGCAGGCATTGTTTGGGTTGCTGCATTGTTGTCTGCATTATTATCATTAGAGCGTCTATTTCGTGATGATTTTCAAGATGGTGCGTTAGAGCAAATGATGCTTATGCCAATCCCATTGCAACTTGTGGTGATTTCGAAGGTCATAGCACACTGGTTGTTAACAGGTTTACCGCTTATTTTGATAAGCCCTCTATTAGCGGTATTACTTTCTCTGGATTTCAATACTTGGTTGGCGATTGTGTTTACGTTGTGTATAGGTACACCGGCGTTAAGTTTTATTGGTGCCATCGGGGTGGCACTGACAGTTGGGTTACAAAAGGGAGGCGTTCTTTTAAGCTTGCTTGTGCTTCCGCTCTATATCCCAATTTTGATCTTTGCAACGTCAGCAATTGATGCAGCAGCGCTCGGGGTAGCGTATAACGGCCAACTGGCAGTGTTAGGCGCGATGTTCATGGGAGCAATGACACTCACACCCTTTGCAATCAGCGCAGCGTTGCGCGTTAGTGTTAACTAA
- a CDS encoding heme ABC transporter permease, with the protein MWKWLHPYAKPEAAYRLSGKFLPWFSVLALVFLTAGTIWGLAYAPSDYQQGDSFRIIYIHVPSAMWSMGAYLSMAIAAFIGLVWQVRLSDMAALAMAPIGAVYTFIALVTGAVWGKPMWGTWWVWDARLTSELILLFLYLGVIALYHAFDDQKTAAKAAGILAIVGVVNLPIIHFSVEWWNTLHQGATITKFEQPSISADMLWPLLLNIFGFAFFFGAVTLVRFRNEIISKESHRPWVRQIATEKTQ; encoded by the coding sequence ATGTGGAAATGGCTACATCCTTATGCCAAGCCTGAAGCAGCGTACCGTCTTAGTGGTAAGTTTCTGCCTTGGTTTTCTGTATTGGCCCTCGTTTTTTTAACGGCAGGTACCATTTGGGGGCTAGCGTATGCACCTTCAGATTACCAACAGGGTGACAGTTTCCGTATCATCTATATTCATGTTCCTTCCGCAATGTGGTCGATGGGCGCTTACTTGTCGATGGCGATTGCTGCCTTTATTGGTTTGGTATGGCAAGTTCGACTTTCCGATATGGCAGCCCTAGCGATGGCCCCAATAGGAGCGGTATATACCTTTATTGCTCTTGTGACTGGCGCAGTATGGGGTAAGCCAATGTGGGGAACCTGGTGGGTATGGGATGCACGCCTTACTTCTGAACTCATTCTTCTGTTTTTATACTTGGGTGTTATTGCGCTATATCATGCTTTTGATGATCAAAAGACCGCAGCAAAAGCCGCAGGTATTTTAGCGATCGTTGGTGTTGTGAACCTGCCAATCATTCACTTTTCTGTGGAGTGGTGGAATACGTTACACCAAGGCGCAACTATCACTAAATTCGAACAACCATCCATTTCAGCTGACATGCTCTGGCCTCTGCTGCTGAACATCTTTGGTTTTGCGTTCTTCTTTGGTGCGGTGACTTTGGTGCGTTTCAGAAATGAAATCATTAGTAAAGAGAGTCACCGTCCTTGGGTACGTCAAATTGCAACCGAAAAAACTCAGTGA
- the ccmD gene encoding heme exporter protein CcmD, producing MYFESLSDFFAMGGYASYVWSSFGITFLSMLILLITSLRRGDALLNEVKAKIDRQARIDAAKNMENTL from the coding sequence ATGTATTTTGAATCTCTGAGCGACTTTTTTGCCATGGGTGGCTACGCATCATACGTATGGAGCTCGTTTGGTATCACTTTTCTATCGATGCTGATTCTCTTAATCACCAGCCTTCGTCGCGGTGATGCGTTATTGAATGAAGTGAAAGCAAAAATTGACCGTCAAGCTCGAATTGACGCAGCGAAGAATATGGAGAACACCCTATGA